Within Alteribacter lacisalsi, the genomic segment CCTGCCCCTTCTTACGCCATTTGAACTTGATCCCTTTGCCTGCTCTACATACGGTACAGGCGAATTGATCCGCGAAGCACTTGATCTTGGCGCGGAAACGATTATTCTTGGTCTCGGCGGAAGCGCTACCGTAGATGCAGGAACCGGGCTTTTTGAAGCACTCGGTGTGCAGTTTACCGGCCGAAACGAAAAGCCGCTCAGGCATCCCGGCGGCAGACTGATTGAGATTGCGGGTATTGATACTTCCGGCATGGATCAGAGGCTCAGGGACGTGAAAGTGGTTGTGGCTTCGGATGTGACTAACCCTCTTTTAGGTAAAAACGGCGCGGTTCATGTGTTCGGCCCGCAAAAAGGCGTCACCCCGGATCTTCTGGAACCGATGGAACAGGGAATGACTCATTTTGCTTCTGTCATTACCGAACAAACCGGAAAAGATGAAACGGCAACACCTGGGAGCGGTGCTGCAGGGGGCATCGGATTTCTGCTTCATTCCCTGCTTGATGTAGTCTTTCGTCCAGGAATAGATCTCGTTATGGAAACGTCCGGATTTACGAACGCCCTGCCTGAAGCAGACCTCGTGATTACCGGTGAAGGACGGGTCGACGGCCAGTCTCTGTTCGGAAAGGTACCTGCCGGCATCGGGCGGCTTGCCATGAAGCACAGCATTCCCGTCGCTGCTCTCGCCGGATCGATTGGAGAAGGCACTGATGCACTAGCTGAACACGGAGTGACAGTCGTTCATCCGATTACTAAAGGCCCCGCCACACTTGAAGAAGCGATGGCAGACGCTGAAGCACTCTTATACGAAGCCGCAGTGCGGCTGATCAGAACCATCCAGTTGATGGAAAAATAAAAAAGGCTTTCTTTTATTTCGCTGCAGGCGGAAGCTTTCCGCTTAATAACTTATCCTCAGGCTGGAAGGCGTCGTTTTTAAGCGAAGAAAGATAAATAAACAGGTGTTCCGATTTTTTATGGAGCACCTTTTTTGTGCCTTTAGATGGAACTTTTTCTCATTTTTGCCGTCTTAATCAAAAAGAGGTGGTGTCCTGATGAAGCTTACGTTAATAATTTTGACCCTGATCATCCTTGTCACGGCAGCCGGATGCTCAGCAGATATCCAGCACTCCGAGGGCGCTGCACAGGATTCCGGTGAAACAGGCGAGGAGGAAATACAATGGTGCAACCCTCCTCCCATCCAGGTAACGGCGGGTGAGGAAAGAATCGAAACGCTGAAGGGCTCTCAGAAGTGGAAGGTCGAGCATGACAATGGTGAGATTTCGTATTCAGAAGCAGACACTGCTCCTCCATCCACGGTTCCGGAATTTAAATACCCTCAAAACGTATCCTCCGATGCCGAGGTGACGGTTGAATTCCCCGCACCGCCTATTTCCTATCAGATCTTTGAATGGGACGAAGAAGATAACGTGATTGACAGGTTCGATGACCTGTCGCTGGCCGG encodes:
- a CDS encoding glycerate kinase, which codes for MNIFIAPDSFKGSISSTDAARIIENAVTTSGRNVAARTFPMADGGEGTVDAILLSTGGKRIVREVHDPLGRLMKAAFGWIPEAKTAVIETAAASGLPLLTPFELDPFACSTYGTGELIREALDLGAETIILGLGGSATVDAGTGLFEALGVQFTGRNEKPLRHPGGRLIEIAGIDTSGMDQRLRDVKVVVASDVTNPLLGKNGAVHVFGPQKGVTPDLLEPMEQGMTHFASVITEQTGKDETATPGSGAAGGIGFLLHSLLDVVFRPGIDLVMETSGFTNALPEADLVITGEGRVDGQSLFGKVPAGIGRLAMKHSIPVAALAGSIGEGTDALAEHGVTVVHPITKGPATLEEAMADAEALLYEAAVRLIRTIQLMEK